The proteins below are encoded in one region of Hordeum vulgare subsp. vulgare chromosome 3H, MorexV3_pseudomolecules_assembly, whole genome shotgun sequence:
- the LOC123439682 gene encoding protein SPEAR1-like produces MGSSSVDGAGEMCLEAGGGRAGRRGGKKAAEMKAAKQPQRGLGVAQLEKIRMQNQMIAAYRSGLPPPPQQQQLPYAAAVPGVPTAGAASSFQPYLAGCFEAMDRRIADVQYSQYYAENLLPNSSSRPPATSPLFVVHDSSSSGQRQHTPHEYDYWMRPSHESSGRSGAGSTEELDLELRL; encoded by the exons ATGGGGAGCAGCAGCGTCGACGGAGCCGGCGAGATGTGCTTGGAAGCTGGCGGCGGCAGGGCGGGGAGGCGCGGCGGGAAGAAGGCGGCGGAGATGAAGGCCGCCAAGCAGCCGCAGCGCGGGCTCGGCGTCGCGCAGCTGGAGAAGATCCGGATGCAGAACCAGATGATCGCCGCCTACCGCTCCGGCCTGCCCCCGccgccgcagcagcagcagctgccgTACGCCGCTGCCGTGCCCGGTGTCCCGACGGCCGGCGCCGCATCGTCCTTCCAGCCCTATCTAGCT GGCTGCTTTGAGGCGATGGACCGGAGGATCGCCGACGTGCAGTACAGCCAGTACTACGCGGAGAACCTGCTGCCCAACAGCTCCAGCCGTCCGCCGGCGACGTCGCCGCTCTTCGTCGTCCATGACTCGTCGTCGTCGGGCCAGAGGCAGCATACGCCTCATGAGTATGACTACTGGATGCGCCCCAGCCACGAGTCCAGCGGACGCAGCGGCGCAGGGAGCACCGAAGAGCTAGATCTGGAGCTGAGGCTGTAG